Within the Candidatus Obscuribacterales bacterium genome, the region GGGGGCGATCGCCTCTTAAGAAACCGAGATCTAACCTAAAAGCGCTAGGTTGGAAAACTGGAAGACGGTGGTGGTTTGTTGACCATCGGCGGTGGCGTGGATGGTTTGCTGGCTCATCAGGTAATAGTCGCCCACGGCTTCATAGCGATCTTCAAACTGCATCTCTCGCAGAATGTCTTGGGTTTGCGGATTGCGGAAGACGGCATTGTAGCGAGTTGATACGTAGCCGTGGCCGGTATCTAAGCTATCGAGGTGGTCGATGGTGAAGGCCATGCGTCCCATAACGCGGCTAACTTGACAGACTTCGTTGTTGCGTAGTTTGTAGTTAGACCCCATGGCATCGCCGCCGACAAGGATTTCAACGGCACCGGTGTCGTC harbors:
- a CDS encoding DUF3386 domain-containing protein; amino-acid sequence: MTTTQINAQDLFRSAYENRYTWDTNFPGFTADLTVTQDDEVHTAKVTVKADYSVEVTDIEDETVKESIYTQLRDVVTHRKRNSFEQAHSKHTFSAGTTDDTGAVEILVGGDAMGSNYKLRNNEVCQVSRVMGRMAFTIDHLDSLDTGHGYVSTRYNAVFRNPQTQDILREMQFEDRYEAVGDYYLMSQQTIHATADGQQTTTVFQFSNLALLG